A stretch of Corallococcus exiguus DNA encodes these proteins:
- a CDS encoding M28 family metallopeptidase — MRLLPALFVSLCSASVLAAGTPTVTPQEKTAEQAITADLLRAHVRFLASDLLEGRGPGTRGDALAQEYIATQFEGLGLKPGAEDGSYLQRFDLMGIHSRPGPMTFQAKEGRVELQPREDFIAVSGVQAPEAKLDASELVFVGYGIVAPEYQWDDFKGADLKGKTLVILNNDPEDDPRLFGGKARLWYGRWDYKYEQAAKTGAAGAIIIHTTPSAGYPWQVVRTSWTGEQFELPAGDGPRLQVKAWTTEDATKQVMKLAGQDLDALRASAQKRDFRPVPLGVTLSLRLSNEVRRRPTANVLGLLPGSDPTLAKEVVLYSAHHDHLGKKDDGKPGEDVIYNGALDNAAGVASMLSVARAFTSLPTPPRRSILFAAVAAEEYGLLGSAYLAAHPPVPSGRIAANINVDGGNVLGRTRDITVIGLGKSSLDTFVTAMAKTQGRTVKADQLSDRGFFYRSDQFNFARQGIPAAYFGSGMDFIGRPEGWGKAQRGQWEAKHYHQPSDEVRPEWDLSGAVEDTRLFFLVGAQVAKAPRMPVWNKGDEFEAARLKSLEALKAPAVK, encoded by the coding sequence ATGAGGCTCCTCCCCGCGCTGTTCGTCTCGCTGTGCTCGGCGTCCGTTCTGGCGGCGGGCACGCCCACCGTCACGCCGCAGGAGAAGACGGCCGAACAGGCCATCACGGCGGACCTCCTGCGCGCGCACGTCCGCTTCCTCGCGAGCGACCTGCTGGAAGGCCGCGGCCCCGGCACGCGCGGCGACGCGCTGGCGCAGGAGTACATCGCCACGCAGTTCGAGGGCCTGGGCCTCAAGCCGGGCGCGGAGGACGGCAGCTACCTCCAGCGCTTCGACCTGATGGGCATCCACAGCCGCCCGGGCCCCATGACCTTCCAGGCGAAGGAGGGCCGCGTGGAGCTCCAGCCGCGCGAGGACTTCATCGCCGTGTCCGGCGTGCAGGCCCCGGAGGCGAAGCTGGACGCGTCAGAGCTGGTGTTCGTGGGCTACGGCATCGTCGCGCCGGAGTACCAGTGGGACGACTTCAAGGGCGCGGACCTGAAGGGCAAGACGCTGGTCATCCTCAACAATGATCCGGAGGACGACCCGCGCCTCTTCGGCGGCAAGGCGCGCCTCTGGTACGGCCGCTGGGACTACAAATACGAGCAGGCGGCGAAGACGGGCGCGGCGGGCGCCATCATCATCCACACCACGCCCAGCGCGGGCTATCCGTGGCAGGTGGTGCGCACGTCGTGGACCGGAGAGCAGTTCGAACTGCCCGCGGGCGACGGGCCCCGCCTCCAGGTGAAGGCGTGGACGACCGAGGACGCCACGAAGCAGGTGATGAAGCTCGCGGGGCAGGACCTGGACGCGCTGCGAGCCTCCGCCCAGAAGCGCGACTTCCGCCCGGTACCGCTGGGCGTGACGCTGTCCCTGCGCCTGTCCAACGAGGTGCGCCGCCGGCCCACCGCGAACGTGCTGGGCCTGCTCCCTGGCAGCGACCCCACGCTGGCGAAGGAAGTGGTGCTCTACAGCGCGCACCATGATCACCTGGGCAAGAAGGACGACGGCAAGCCCGGTGAGGACGTCATCTACAACGGCGCCCTGGACAACGCGGCCGGCGTCGCCTCGATGCTGTCCGTGGCCCGCGCCTTCACCTCGCTGCCCACGCCGCCGCGCCGCTCCATTCTCTTCGCCGCGGTGGCCGCGGAGGAGTACGGCCTGCTGGGCTCCGCGTACCTCGCGGCGCATCCTCCCGTGCCCTCGGGCCGCATCGCCGCGAACATCAACGTGGACGGCGGCAACGTGCTGGGCCGCACGCGCGACATCACCGTCATCGGCCTGGGCAAGTCCTCCCTGGACACCTTCGTCACTGCGATGGCGAAGACGCAGGGCCGCACGGTGAAGGCGGATCAGCTCTCCGACCGCGGGTTCTTCTACCGCTCGGATCAATTCAACTTCGCGCGGCAGGGCATCCCCGCCGCCTACTTCGGCAGCGGCATGGACTTCATTGGCCGGCCGGAGGGCTGGGGCAAGGCGCAGCGCGGCCAGTGGGAGGCGAAGCACTACCACCAGCCCTCCGACGAGGTCCGCCCGGAGTGGGACCTGTCCGGCGCCGTGGAGGACACCCGGCTGTTCTTCCTCGTGGGCGCCCAGGTGGCGAAGGCCCCGCGGATGCCCGTGTGGAACAAGGGGGACGAGTTCGAGGCCGCTCGCCTGAAGTCCCTGGAGGCACTGAAGGCCCCGGCCGTGAAGTAG
- the uvrB gene encoding excinuclease ABC subunit UvrB — protein sequence MPEFELVSEHKPEGDQPRAIGELTEGLLRGDRYQTLLGVTGSGKTFTMANLIANVQRPALVIAHNKTLAAQLYGEFKSLFPSNAVEYFVSYYDYYQPEAYVPSTDTFIEKDSSINDNIERMRHSATHSLRTRSDVIIVASVSCIYGLGAARSYVDLAIRASVGEDMGRDGFMRKLVEAQYERNDLDFHRGTFRARGDTVEVFPAYEEERAVRVSFFGDEVERITEFDPLRGQTLGQLEKIVIFPASHYVAGPEARQNAMRTIRDELAEQLQKFKAEGKLLEAQRLEQRTMFDLEMIEQVGYCNGIENYSRHFTGRAPGESAPCLIDYFPRDLLVLIDESHQTVSQIGAMYRGDRARKETLVNFGFRMPSALDNRPLKFVEFEEMVPQAVFVSATPAEYELQKSKGVVVEQIIRPTGLTDPEVETRPAGNQVDDLLEEVRVRVSRKERVLVTTLTKRMAEDLTEYYSDVGVKVRYLHSDIDAIQRMAIIRDLRRGEFDVLVGINLLREGLDIPEVSLVAILDADKEGFLRSHVSLIQTIGRAARNVNGRVIMYSDQMTDSMKRAMEETARRRDIQRAYNLEHGITPRSVKSNITDFTENIPDYDAGAGALPMAAEGENDLLEPKEIQRLIKEFSADMLKAADEMQFEKAAEFRDRVQLLKDMDLGLKPASRSLLRAPPKAVDQPGTTPKKGRGRGRPSSSGSGSSGASGASKPSARSRSRKN from the coding sequence ATGCCGGAGTTCGAACTCGTCAGTGAGCACAAGCCAGAAGGCGACCAGCCCAGGGCCATCGGGGAGCTGACCGAGGGCCTGCTTCGCGGCGACCGCTACCAGACCCTCCTGGGCGTCACCGGCTCGGGAAAGACGTTCACGATGGCGAACCTCATCGCCAACGTGCAGCGGCCCGCGCTGGTCATCGCGCACAACAAGACGCTGGCGGCGCAGCTATACGGTGAGTTCAAGTCGCTCTTCCCCAGCAACGCCGTCGAGTACTTCGTCTCGTACTACGACTACTACCAGCCCGAGGCCTACGTCCCGTCGACGGACACCTTCATCGAGAAGGACTCGTCCATCAACGACAACATCGAACGGATGCGCCACTCGGCGACGCACAGCCTGCGCACCCGCAGCGACGTCATCATCGTGGCCAGCGTGTCCTGCATCTACGGCCTGGGCGCCGCGCGCAGCTACGTGGACCTGGCCATCCGCGCCAGCGTGGGCGAGGACATGGGCCGCGACGGCTTCATGCGCAAGCTGGTGGAGGCCCAGTACGAGCGCAACGACCTGGACTTCCACCGCGGCACCTTCCGCGCCCGCGGCGACACCGTGGAGGTGTTCCCCGCCTACGAGGAAGAGCGCGCCGTGCGCGTCAGCTTCTTCGGCGACGAGGTGGAGCGCATCACCGAGTTCGACCCGCTGCGCGGCCAGACGCTGGGCCAGCTGGAGAAGATCGTCATCTTCCCCGCCAGCCACTACGTCGCGGGCCCCGAAGCGCGGCAGAACGCCATGCGCACCATCCGCGACGAGCTTGCCGAACAGCTCCAGAAGTTCAAGGCGGAGGGCAAGCTGCTGGAGGCGCAGCGGCTGGAGCAGCGCACCATGTTCGACCTGGAGATGATCGAGCAGGTCGGCTACTGCAACGGCATCGAGAACTACTCGCGCCACTTCACCGGGCGCGCGCCGGGTGAGTCGGCTCCATGCCTCATCGACTACTTCCCGCGCGACCTGCTGGTGCTCATCGACGAGAGCCACCAGACGGTGTCCCAGATTGGCGCCATGTACCGCGGCGACCGCGCCCGCAAGGAGACGCTGGTCAACTTCGGCTTCCGCATGCCCAGCGCGCTGGACAACCGGCCGCTGAAGTTCGTCGAGTTCGAGGAGATGGTCCCCCAGGCCGTCTTCGTCTCCGCGACCCCCGCCGAGTACGAGCTACAGAAGTCCAAGGGCGTGGTGGTGGAGCAGATCATCCGCCCCACCGGCCTCACCGACCCGGAGGTGGAAACGCGCCCCGCCGGCAACCAGGTGGACGACCTGCTGGAAGAGGTCCGCGTGCGCGTGTCGCGCAAGGAGCGCGTGCTGGTGACGACGCTCACCAAGCGCATGGCGGAGGACCTCACCGAGTACTACAGCGACGTGGGCGTGAAGGTCCGCTACCTGCACTCGGACATCGACGCCATCCAGCGCATGGCCATCATCCGCGACCTGCGCCGGGGCGAGTTCGACGTGCTCGTGGGTATCAACCTGCTGCGTGAGGGCCTGGACATCCCGGAGGTGTCGCTCGTGGCCATCCTGGACGCCGACAAGGAAGGCTTCCTGCGCAGCCACGTGTCGCTCATCCAGACCATTGGCCGTGCGGCGCGCAACGTGAACGGGCGCGTCATCATGTATTCGGACCAGATGACCGACTCCATGAAGCGCGCCATGGAGGAGACCGCGCGCCGCCGCGACATCCAGCGCGCGTACAACCTGGAGCACGGCATCACGCCGCGGTCCGTGAAGAGCAACATCACCGACTTCACGGAGAACATCCCGGACTACGACGCGGGCGCGGGCGCGCTGCCCATGGCGGCCGAAGGCGAGAACGACCTGCTGGAGCCCAAGGAGATCCAGCGTCTCATCAAGGAGTTCAGCGCCGACATGCTCAAGGCCGCGGACGAGATGCAGTTCGAGAAGGCCGCCGAGTTCCGCGACCGCGTCCAGCTGCTCAAGGACATGGACCTGGGGCTCAAGCCCGCTTCGCGCTCGCTCTTGCGCGCGCCGCCCAAGGCGGTGGACCAGCCCGGCACCACGCCCAAGAAGGGGCGGGGGCGCGGCCGTCCGTCCTCGTCGGGTAGCGGTTCTTCTGGCGCGTCCGGGGCGTCCAAGCCCTCGGCCCGTTCGCGGTCACGCAAGAACTAG
- the uvrC gene encoding excinuclease ABC subunit UvrC: MDIRLQEKLDALPTEPGVYLMKDKRGTIIYVGKAINLRSRVRSYFNRSGDTRVFVSLLDTMLGDLETVLVHNEKEALLLENELIKKHKPRFNVLLKDDKQFISLRLDRAQSFPRLEVVRKYEKDGARYFGPYSSAGAIRETLRLINRFFRLRTCTDHVLANRKRPCLLHQIGRCPAPCVYPVPPEDYRKSVDEVAMFLEGKAGQLIEGLRARMKRASMELKFEEAARVRDQLLAIERSLERQKVATTDFKDQDVFALFREGDRILFYVLHVRQGRLNGGQAFPFGSQEFPNDELLASFVNLYYDQGGFVPEEVLLPLEPGDGTDGLEALLTERKGERVRVFVPKRGEKHELVNMAVKNAEQAFVERKRTKDETDTVLSRLQSKLGLRNFPRRMECFDISHFQSSSIVASQVAVTDGETDKSRYRKYKIKSVEKQDDFASMYEVITRRLKRGLEDNELPDLLVIDGGKGQLASAHAAMKDLGVEGVDVVGLAKSRDQEVFDRDAESAKSPERVFVLGRKDPIILPQNSAEMFMLTRMRDEAHRFAITFQGKSMRKSSLRSALEDIPGVGEGRRKMLLRHFGSLKRVGEASIEELTEVVGPAMAERVHAGLHGDPEDDTEDPVREASLDDASEPVHEKADGGSPPGAA; encoded by the coding sequence ATGGACATCCGGCTGCAGGAGAAGCTGGACGCGCTGCCCACCGAGCCCGGCGTGTACCTGATGAAGGACAAGCGCGGGACCATCATCTACGTGGGCAAGGCCATCAACCTGCGCAGCCGCGTGCGCAGCTACTTCAACCGCTCCGGAGACACCCGCGTCTTCGTGTCCCTGCTGGACACGATGCTGGGCGACCTGGAGACGGTGCTCGTCCACAACGAGAAGGAGGCGCTGCTTCTTGAGAACGAGCTGATCAAGAAGCACAAGCCGCGCTTCAACGTCCTGCTCAAGGACGACAAGCAGTTCATCTCCCTGCGCCTGGACCGCGCCCAGTCGTTCCCCCGGCTGGAGGTGGTGCGCAAGTACGAGAAGGACGGCGCGCGCTACTTCGGCCCGTACTCCAGCGCGGGCGCCATCCGCGAAACGCTGCGCCTCATCAACCGCTTCTTCCGCCTGCGCACCTGCACGGACCACGTGCTCGCCAACCGCAAGCGGCCGTGCCTGCTGCATCAAATCGGACGGTGTCCGGCCCCGTGCGTCTACCCGGTGCCCCCGGAGGACTACCGCAAGAGCGTGGACGAGGTGGCCATGTTCCTGGAGGGCAAGGCGGGGCAGCTCATCGAAGGGCTGCGCGCGCGGATGAAGCGCGCGTCCATGGAGCTGAAGTTCGAGGAGGCCGCGCGGGTGCGTGACCAGTTGCTCGCCATCGAGCGCAGCCTGGAGCGCCAGAAGGTGGCCACCACGGACTTCAAGGACCAGGACGTGTTCGCCCTGTTCCGCGAGGGCGACCGCATCCTGTTCTACGTGCTGCACGTGCGTCAGGGCCGGCTCAACGGCGGCCAGGCCTTCCCCTTCGGCAGCCAGGAGTTCCCGAACGACGAGCTGCTCGCGTCGTTCGTGAACCTCTACTACGACCAGGGCGGCTTCGTGCCCGAGGAGGTCCTGCTGCCCCTGGAGCCCGGTGACGGCACCGACGGCCTGGAGGCCCTGCTCACGGAGCGCAAGGGCGAGCGCGTGCGCGTCTTCGTCCCCAAGCGCGGGGAGAAGCATGAGCTGGTGAACATGGCGGTGAAGAACGCGGAGCAGGCGTTCGTGGAGCGCAAGCGCACCAAGGACGAAACGGACACGGTCCTGTCCCGGCTCCAGTCCAAGCTGGGCCTGCGCAACTTCCCGCGTCGCATGGAGTGCTTCGACATCTCCCACTTCCAGAGTTCTTCCATCGTGGCCTCACAGGTGGCCGTGACGGATGGGGAGACGGACAAGTCGCGCTACCGCAAATACAAGATCAAATCGGTGGAGAAGCAGGACGACTTCGCCAGCATGTACGAGGTCATCACCCGCCGGCTCAAGCGCGGCCTGGAGGACAACGAACTGCCGGACCTGCTCGTCATCGACGGCGGCAAGGGTCAGCTCGCCAGCGCGCACGCGGCCATGAAGGACCTGGGCGTGGAGGGCGTGGACGTGGTGGGCCTGGCCAAGAGCCGCGATCAAGAAGTTTTTGACCGGGACGCGGAGAGCGCGAAGAGTCCCGAGCGCGTCTTCGTCCTGGGTCGCAAGGATCCCATCATCCTGCCGCAGAATTCAGCGGAAATGTTCATGCTGACGCGCATGCGGGACGAAGCCCACCGCTTCGCCATCACCTTCCAGGGCAAATCCATGCGCAAGAGTTCCTTGCGTTCCGCGCTGGAGGACATCCCCGGCGTGGGGGAAGGCCGGCGGAAGATGTTGCTGCGCCACTTCGGTTCTCTCAAGCGGGTGGGCGAGGCCAGCATCGAGGAGCTGACCGAGGTCGTGGGCCCGGCGATGGCCGAGCGCGTCCACGCGGGTCTGCATGGCGACCCCGAGGACGACACCGAGGACCCGGTGCGCGAGGCGTCCCTGGATGACGCTTCCGAACCCGTGCACGAAAAAGCGGATGGAGGGTCGCCACCCGGTGCGGCATGA
- a CDS encoding DUF507 family protein — MRLYPKVIPIISREAIQQLMQDGDIEVEPMRVADAEMDLSAIMREYLANEERVNQATREALERRGYDYSKFNQVKREMADVRGFKMGDEGIEYVINQMIEFLLISRNVEEVYSPDNVLRQKMFQGMKKHLDVDDEIDREARSRLKHLQEGTSAFDIEYNKTVEQIRRARGLI; from the coding sequence ATGAGGCTGTATCCGAAGGTGATCCCGATCATCTCGCGCGAGGCCATTCAGCAGCTCATGCAGGACGGGGACATCGAGGTGGAGCCGATGCGCGTGGCCGACGCCGAGATGGATCTCTCCGCCATCATGCGCGAGTACCTCGCCAACGAAGAGCGTGTGAACCAGGCGACGCGCGAGGCCCTGGAGCGTCGGGGATATGACTACTCCAAGTTCAACCAGGTGAAGCGCGAGATGGCGGACGTGCGCGGCTTCAAGATGGGGGACGAGGGCATCGAGTACGTCATCAACCAGATGATTGAGTTCCTCCTCATCAGCCGGAACGTCGAGGAGGTCTACTCCCCCGACAACGTGCTGCGTCAGAAGATGTTCCAGGGCATGAAGAAGCACCTGGACGTCGACGACGAGATCGACCGGGAGGCCCGCTCGCGGCTGAAGCACCTGCAGGAAGGCACGAGCGCCTTCGACATCGAGTACAACAAGACGGTCGAGCAGATCCGCCGCGCCCGCGGTCTGATTTAG
- a CDS encoding di-heme oxidoreductase family protein, producing MRQTLGLGMSLWLAGCGTEAEAPGASPRAGGDTTIDDRTSRAFAQPAPNLTTEHEALHREGDAAFAAVFVPGPAPVNPGLGPAYNNASCNGCHLRNGRGMPVMGGGPTRTQLLVRVSLPDGTPEHPNGSVPVPGLGLQIQDQAVYRASPEATVTLAWEERAGKYADGTAYGLRAPRITIVMPDGSSPPAGMLTSLRLPPPVVGLGLLEAVDLATLRAQEDPTDANGDGISGRLNTVWDVQALALVPGRFGWKANSPNLRQQSAEAYFNDMGITNPLFPDAGGGFELPMKTLDSAVFYAQSLGVPARTALDNAAVKRGETKFKDLGCVKCHRDTLETGEHPVAELSHQRIHPYTDLLLHDMGADLADGRPDGDATGTEWRTAALWGLGLTQTILPYSGYLHDGRARTLEEAVLWHGGEAERAREGFRNLSASDRDALVRFLQSM from the coding sequence ATGCGACAGACGCTGGGACTCGGAATGTCGCTGTGGCTCGCGGGCTGCGGCACGGAAGCCGAAGCCCCGGGGGCTTCGCCACGCGCGGGGGGCGACACGACCATCGACGACCGCACGTCGCGAGCGTTCGCGCAGCCCGCCCCCAACCTCACCACGGAGCATGAAGCGCTTCACCGCGAGGGCGACGCCGCCTTCGCGGCCGTCTTCGTGCCCGGCCCCGCCCCGGTGAACCCGGGGTTGGGGCCCGCGTACAACAACGCCTCCTGCAATGGCTGTCACCTGCGCAACGGGCGAGGCATGCCGGTGATGGGGGGCGGACCGACGCGCACGCAGTTGCTGGTGCGCGTGAGCCTTCCGGACGGCACGCCAGAGCACCCGAACGGCTCGGTGCCGGTGCCCGGGCTGGGGCTCCAGATTCAAGACCAGGCCGTCTACCGCGCGTCGCCGGAGGCCACCGTGACGCTCGCGTGGGAGGAGCGCGCGGGGAAGTACGCGGACGGGACGGCGTATGGCCTGCGCGCGCCGCGCATCACCATCGTGATGCCGGACGGGTCGTCTCCGCCCGCGGGCATGCTCACGTCGCTGCGCCTGCCGCCGCCGGTGGTGGGCCTGGGACTGCTGGAAGCGGTGGACCTGGCCACGCTGCGGGCCCAGGAAGACCCCACGGATGCGAACGGCGACGGGATTTCCGGCCGGCTGAACACCGTGTGGGACGTGCAGGCGCTCGCGCTGGTGCCGGGGCGCTTCGGGTGGAAGGCGAACAGCCCCAACCTGCGGCAGCAGTCAGCGGAGGCCTATTTCAACGACATGGGGATTACGAATCCCCTCTTCCCGGACGCGGGGGGCGGCTTCGAGCTGCCCATGAAGACGCTGGACTCAGCGGTGTTCTACGCGCAGTCGCTCGGGGTGCCGGCGCGCACGGCGCTGGACAACGCGGCGGTGAAGCGCGGCGAGACGAAGTTCAAGGACCTGGGCTGCGTGAAGTGCCACCGCGACACGCTGGAGACCGGGGAGCACCCGGTAGCGGAGCTGTCGCATCAGCGCATCCACCCGTACACGGACCTGCTGCTGCACGACATGGGCGCGGACCTGGCGGACGGGCGGCCGGATGGGGACGCCACCGGCACCGAGTGGCGCACCGCGGCCCTGTGGGGCCTGGGGCTGACGCAGACGATTCTTCCGTACTCGGGCTACCTGCACGACGGGCGGGCCCGGACGTTGGAAGAGGCCGTGCTGTGGCACGGCGGTGAGGCGGAGCGGGCGCGGGAGGGGTTCCGCAACCTGTCCGCCAGCGACCGGGACGCGCTGGTGCGCTTCCTCCAGTCGATGTAG
- a CDS encoding imelysin family protein, with product MSSRSLKLSLLVGGALLMGACGDDDDTNLESLDQQLVVNFADNLVVPTYNLLATRMIELDAAAQALRNAPSTTTLKGAQDAWFAARVPWEQSESFLFGPVDSNGWDPAMDSWPVNRTDLDAVLGNNDTLSQQYVSNLQETQKGFHTTEYLLFGEGQVKKPEEFNARQFEYLLALTAELKAVSGNLAASWTTGVNGQAPYRDTLATAGESGNTAYPTVEAGAQEMLGGILVILDEVANGKIADPYDAKDANLVESQFALNSLSDFTNNMRSVENVYLGHRPETAQKGLSMSDVVKERDAALDTRVKAEIAAAIAALGKVPEPFPVSIKDPASADEIEGAQAAIRKLHDTFQVDVKAIILP from the coding sequence ATGTCCTCCCGTTCCCTGAAACTCTCCCTGCTCGTGGGCGGAGCGCTCCTGATGGGCGCCTGTGGCGATGACGACGACACCAACCTGGAGTCGTTGGATCAGCAGCTCGTCGTGAACTTCGCCGACAACCTGGTGGTGCCCACGTACAACCTGCTCGCCACGCGCATGATTGAGCTGGACGCGGCGGCGCAGGCGCTGAGGAACGCCCCGAGCACGACGACGTTGAAGGGGGCACAGGACGCGTGGTTCGCCGCGCGCGTACCGTGGGAGCAGAGCGAGTCCTTCCTGTTCGGGCCGGTGGACAGCAACGGGTGGGACCCGGCGATGGACAGCTGGCCGGTGAACCGCACGGACCTGGACGCGGTGCTCGGCAACAACGACACGCTGTCCCAGCAGTACGTGAGCAACCTGCAGGAGACGCAGAAGGGCTTCCACACGACGGAGTACCTGCTCTTCGGCGAGGGCCAGGTGAAGAAGCCGGAGGAGTTCAACGCGCGCCAGTTCGAGTACCTGCTCGCGCTGACGGCGGAGCTGAAGGCGGTGTCCGGCAACCTGGCGGCGTCCTGGACGACGGGCGTGAACGGCCAGGCGCCGTACCGCGACACGCTGGCCACCGCGGGTGAGTCTGGCAACACGGCGTACCCCACGGTGGAGGCGGGCGCGCAGGAGATGCTGGGCGGCATCCTGGTCATCCTGGACGAGGTGGCCAACGGGAAGATCGCCGACCCGTACGACGCGAAGGACGCGAACCTGGTGGAGAGCCAGTTCGCGCTCAACTCGCTGTCTGACTTCACCAACAACATGCGCAGCGTGGAGAACGTCTACCTGGGCCACCGCCCGGAGACCGCGCAGAAGGGCCTGTCCATGTCGGACGTGGTGAAGGAGCGCGACGCGGCGCTGGACACGCGCGTGAAGGCGGAGATCGCGGCGGCCATCGCGGCGCTGGGCAAGGTGCCGGAGCCGTTCCCGGTGTCCATCAAGGACCCGGCCTCCGCGGATGAAATCGAGGGTGCGCAGGCCGCCATCCGCAAGCTGCACGACACCTTCCAGGTGGACGTGAAGGCTATCATCCTTCCCTGA
- a CDS encoding DUF3108 domain-containing protein, with protein MRTLVAACLAFSALGAIPGQAQEAQPRPINILSPSRLPTVTDPSDPAKPAATAENTGDASSTPAPDEPVVAVKPCEQGLPVLRSPLAFKPGELLEFDMDAMGAKAGKLTMRVQRPANGSLPVLVEAQTNTLFSKVRRVRGSATSYLHPKTLRPSRYTEEAVENEQRRKVNVDFSAQDKSVKVDYQIGDRPKGHFDYAYDKDGLDVAGAIYLIRQLPLKKDMPVCFDVYGIRRMWRMTATVVEREHVSLPLGEFDAWHLAGTAVRIDRPSQTRDIHVWISDDDRRLPLAAVGAIDLGAVRLTLTGVKRPGEKPLEAQGKEDLKW; from the coding sequence ATGCGCACCCTCGTCGCGGCCTGCCTCGCCTTCAGCGCTCTTGGCGCCATCCCGGGACAGGCCCAGGAGGCCCAGCCCCGTCCCATCAACATCCTGAGTCCCTCCAGGCTCCCGACGGTGACGGACCCCTCCGACCCGGCGAAGCCCGCGGCGACTGCGGAGAACACCGGCGACGCGTCCTCCACCCCGGCCCCGGACGAGCCCGTGGTCGCGGTGAAGCCGTGTGAGCAGGGCCTGCCCGTGCTGCGCTCCCCGCTGGCCTTCAAGCCGGGGGAGCTGCTCGAGTTCGACATGGACGCCATGGGCGCGAAGGCGGGCAAGCTCACCATGCGCGTGCAGCGCCCCGCCAACGGCTCGCTGCCGGTGTTGGTGGAGGCTCAGACGAACACGCTGTTCTCCAAGGTGCGCCGCGTGCGCGGCAGCGCGACCAGCTACCTGCACCCCAAGACGCTGCGCCCCTCGCGCTACACCGAGGAGGCCGTGGAGAACGAGCAGCGCCGCAAGGTGAACGTGGACTTCAGCGCGCAGGACAAGAGCGTCAAGGTGGACTACCAGATTGGGGATCGCCCCAAGGGCCACTTCGACTACGCCTACGACAAGGACGGCCTGGACGTCGCGGGCGCCATCTACCTCATCCGCCAGCTGCCCCTGAAGAAGGACATGCCGGTGTGCTTCGACGTGTACGGCATCCGTCGCATGTGGCGCATGACGGCCACCGTGGTGGAGCGCGAGCACGTGTCGCTGCCCCTGGGCGAGTTCGACGCCTGGCACCTGGCCGGCACCGCCGTGCGCATCGACCGGCCGTCGCAGACGCGCGACATCCACGTGTGGATTTCCGACGACGACCGCCGCCTCCCCCTGGCCGCCGTGGGCGCCATCGACCTGGGTGCGGTGCGTCTGACGCTGACCGGCGTGAAGCGCCCCGGTGAAAAACCCCTGGAGGCTCAGGGCAAGGAAGATCTCAAGTGGTGA